The genomic stretch CCCAGGCCGTGGACAATGTCCACCGTCTTGGTGATGAATTCGATGTAATCTTCATGCACCGTGGAGTGAGACTCATCGCCACCAACGTGAATGTAGTCGCTGGTGGTCATGTCGGCAAGCTGGCCAAACACATGGTTGATGAAGTTCCAGGTGGCCGGCGACTTCACATCCAAGGTGGACTGGCCCACGTTGCCCGTGCCATCGGCCGGGATCACGCCTGTTTCGTCGGCCTGCGGCTTGGTGCGGGCCGTGTTCATTTCCGGGATCGCGTGCAGGATGGCAGAGGTGTGGCCGGGCACGTCAATCTCGGGGATGATCTCAACGTGGCGTGATGCTGCGTAGGCCACGATGCCCTTGTACTCGTCCTGTGTGTAGTAGCCGGTGTGGCCCAGTTCGTCCTGGTAGCTGAGGTTCTTGGTGACGGCCGTCTTGCCGGAGATCTCCGTGAGTTGGCTGTAGTCAATCGTGTCGCCGGCGACCTTGCCGTCATTGGTGATCTGAATGCGCCAGCCCTGGTCGTCGGCCAGGTGCATGTGCAGGGTGGAGATCTTGTAGGCGGCGAGGTCGTCGATGAACTTCTTGACTTCCTCGACCGTCTTGAAGTCGCGTGCCACGTCAAGCATCATGCCGCGCTTGTCGAAGCGGGGTGCATCGGAAATTTCGACGGCGGTTGCGTTCCAGTCGGCGATGACCTGCTGCTTGGATTCGATGAAGGCCGGAAAGAGCTGGCGCAGTGTCTGAACGCCGTTGAAGACCCCGTCGCTCGTGGGTGCGGTGACCTTCGCCCCGGTGACGGCGTCCACGCTCAGGGTGTAGGCCTCGGACTGCATCTGGACACCCAGGTTGGGGATCTCACCCGGGGTTTGGAGCAGCACAATATCGTCTGCATCTCCTGTGGTGCCGTCAACAACGGGCAATTCCAGCCCCGTGGAGGTGCGGAAAATATCCGCCAGGAAGTTTGCGCTTGCCTTGGTGTCGGCGTTGTTGGCAACAATCCGTGAGCCGGCACCAAGCTTGAAGGGCGCCTCGTCAGGGGTTTCCAGGTTGACGGGGAGCGGGATCAAGTTGACGCCTGCTACGGGGGCGGGTGCCACAGGTTCGGGCCCGTCCCAAACCTCAAACTCCCACATGGACATGCCATACTTGATGCCGCCAATGGGCGTGCGGTCGATGCCCTGCATCCGCACATACTGGTACTCGTTGCCGGCCGTGGCGGCGTTCAGCTTCTGTACGTCGCGGGTGTCGCAGGTCGGTGCGATGACGTCCGTGGCATCCACGAAGGCCACACCGTCGGTGGAGACCTGCAGCTTGTACTTGGCGGCGCAGGCCGTCTCCCACACGATGGCCACATGGTCAATGACCGTGGGTGCCGAGAGCTTGATGGTGATGTTGGCGTCATCGGCAGTGTTGGAGGACCAGCGCGACTGCTGCGCCTTGGGCTTGGAGCTGTCGGCATCGCCGTCGATGACGGTCGCCGGACCCCACTGGCCGGCCACTTCCTGGCCGGAGGCGCTCACGGTTCCGCCGGCCGATGCCAGTGCAACATTCTTGCCCAGCGCGGCGGGAACGCCCCACACTTCCATTTCAAAGAGCGAGATGCCCCACTTCGCGCCGCCGATGGGGGTGCGGTCGACTCCCTGCATGCGCACGTACTGATATTTGTTGCCGGCCAGTTCCGGCTTCAGGGTCTGGGTGTCCGGGACTTCAGGGGCACAGTCGGCGCGGGAAATCACGTCGGTGGCATCGACGAAGGTGATGCCGTCCGTGGAGACCTGGATCTTGTACTTGGCCGCGCAGGCTGCCTCCCACTTGATCACGACCTTCTCAATGGTGGTGGGGCGGGCCAGCTTTACCGTCAGCTGTGCATCGTCCGCATGGTTGGAGGACCAGCGGGTAGTGGGATCGCCGTCGTTGGCGAGTTCGGTGCCCCACTGGTCGGGCGACTCGTCGCCCGAGGACGTCAAGGTGGCACCGGCCGAGGCCAAAGCGAGGTTGCTGGTGGCAGGGTTGGCGGCAGGGGCGGGATCGCCCGGCGCGGCCAGGGCCGGAGGGGCAGCCATGCTCAGCAGCATTGCTGGGGCCACCACCGCCATGGCCAAGGTAGATTTCCACTTGGAACGCACGTGTTCATCCTTTGCAGATTAGAGAGATGCAGGTCACAATCGCTCCATGTTATGCATAACTACGGTGGATTGTGAAGGATAACAATGCAAATACTTTTCCGCACAGGGAGCGCCCGGGCATCCGAAGAAGAATGACTGCGGCCGGCATCCCGGAGCAGTCGCCGTTTCGGTCCCCGCCGAGACCGGGGCGGCGGGCTTTTAACGCACAGGGCGCACCGTCCCCCTGTGTGTCAGGGGGCGGTGCGCCCGGAACGGAGGTCGCGGCATGTTGCTGCCGCGCTACGTTTTGTTACGGCGGTTCGGTCCGGTAGGCCTACAGCGTTTCCGTGGCCAGCTCGAACGCCAGGCGGTGCAGGCGCTCGCGGTCAACCACGCCGTTGGGCTTGCCCAAGTTGACCACCAGGAAGGAGGAATTCGGCGTTCCTGCGTTGAACTCGGCGTCCAGGCCGGCAGCGTCGAACCCGGTCATGGGGCCGGCCGCCAGTCCGGCTGCACGGGCAGCCACAATAAAGTAGCCGGCCTGCAGGTGGGCGTTGGTCAGGGCCATGTGGTTGCGGGTTTCCTCGTTGGCCTCAAACATGGGAGCGGTGCCGGCCATGTGCGGTGCCGTGGTGGGCAGGAGCTGGTGCCACTCATTGGTGTAGCTCAGCACGGCAACCATGGGGGCGCCCAGGGTCTTGGCCTTGTTGCCCTCGTTCATGTGTGCCACCAGGCGTTCGCGGGCCTCGGCTGAACGCACCCAGGTGATGCGCAGCGGCTGGATGTTCATGGCGGTCGGGCCCATCTTTGTCAGCTCGTAGACGGCCTGGAGTGCCTGCTCCGAAACTTCCTCATCGGACCAGCTGTTGGCCGTGCGCGCTTCAAGGAAAAGCGCGTCTGCGGCGTCGCCGTCCAGGATGAGTTCGTCGTGCAGGGTGGTCTCGGTGTCGATGGCAATGCTCAATGGATCCAGCTTTCCTTGAAGAATGTGTTTCTCGTTGGTGCAAGCGTTCGGGCGGCGCGGTTTGTTTCCCGTTTTGCCATGAGCCGCGTCACAGTGCCATGATGCAAGCCAAGGCAACACAGGGCTGGCAACGCAAAGGAGCGTCACGGTACATGACTGCTTGGACTATTCGGGACTTTCATTCACAGGATGTCGAGGGCATCCTTGCCCTGTGGCAGGCGCTGCGTGAGAACGGGGTGGAGCCCGTCTATGACCTCGCCGAAGTTCTGGCCTCCTGCGAAAAGGACCACGCCGTGGTCGCCGTCCACGGCGAGCAGGTGGTGGGTGCAGCCGTTGGCCGCGCCGCACACGACCAGGGCTGGATCGTTTTCCTGGCCACCCTGCCCAGCTTCCGCGGGAGGGGGATCGGCACCCTCCTGTTGGCCGCCGTCGAAAACCGCATGGCCGCCCACGGGCTCAACAAGCTCTCCGCCCTGATGCCGGAAACGGAGACCCGGGTGGAGGCCTTCACCAACCGGGGCTTTGTGGTGAAGAAGAACCTGCGCTACTTTGAGCGCCGCATCCCCGTCCAGCGTGCCGAGCTCGGCGCCCTGGAAGAGCTCGGCGGCCGGGTGCTGCCGAGGGACCTGTGGGACAAGGTGGCCGGGATGGCTGCGGAGAAGGAACTGCTGGAGCGCCGGCTTGTCCTGCCGTTGGCCGAGTCTGAGCTGGCGGAGGAGTTTGGGGTGGTGCCGCCGCGCGCCGTCGTGCTTTTTGGACCTCCCGGCACCGGAAAGACCACCTTTGCCAAGGCCATCGCATCCCGCCTCGAATGGCCGTTTGTGGAGGTTTTCCCGTCGCGGCTGGCCGGTGAGCCGGGCGGACTGGCCGGTGCCCTGCGCCAAACGTTCCTGGACATTTCCGAGCTGGAGCACGCCGTGGTCTTCATCGACGAGGTGGAGGAAATTGCCTCGCAGCGTTCCGGCGAGCCGCCTTCGCCCATGCAGGGGGTCACGAACGAACTGCTCAAGATCATTCCCGCCTTCCGCGACCAGCCCGGCCGGCTGCTGGTCTGCGCCACGAACTTCATCCGCTCCCTGGACTCGGCGTTCCTGCGCCACGGCCGCTTCGACTATGTCATCCCCATCGGACTGCCCGATGTGCAGGCGCGCACGGCCATGTGGGAGCGCTTCATCCCCGCGCACCTGGTGGACGAGGTCGATGTGGAGCAGCTGGTGTCCGCCAGTGACGGCTTCTCGCCGGCGGACATTGAATTTGCGGCCCGCAGCGCCTCGCAGCGGGCCTTGGAGCGGGCCATGTTCGACGGCGCTTCACCCGCCGGCCGCCGTGGCCCTGCGACGGCGGGATACCTGGAAACCATCGCCGACACGAAGGCGACGGTGAGCCAGGAGGTCGCGGCGGACTTCCTTGAGGACATCGCCGCGCTCGCCAGGACCTGAGGCCGCCGGGCCGGACCGCTAGAGCCAGCCCTTGCGTTTGAACACGAAGTACATGGCCGCTCCCACCGAGAACATCAGGGCCAGGGCAAAGGGGTAGCCAAACGCCCAGTGCAGCTCCGGCATGATGTCAAAGTTCATGCCGTAGATTGAGCCCACGAATGACGGTGCGAACAGGATGGCCGCCCAGGACGAGATCTTCTTCATCTGCTCGTTCTCGGCGGCACTGGCCTCGTTCTGCCGGTTGGCGGTGAGCGTGCCGTCCACGGTCAGCGCGTTTTGCAACAACTGGCGGAAGGAATCCGCCCTGGCGGTGACCAGTTCAATGTGGTCCTCCACATCGCGCAGGTGGCGCTGCAGTTCAACATTGACCCGGTACTTTTCGAAACCTGCCTCGAGCCGGGCCAACATGTCCTTGAGCGGGTGGATGGCCCGCTGAAACTGGATGACCTCGCGGGAGAGCTGGTAGATGCGCCGGGACACGTGCGGGTCGCCGGCGAAAAGCTGGTCCTCGATTTCATCGATGTCATTTTCCAGGCCCGCCACCACCGGCTCATAGTCGTCCACCACCTGGTCGAGGATGGCGTACAGCACGGCCTCCGGGCCCAGCGCCAGCAGCTCCGGGTCCGCTTCCAGGCGGGTGCGGGTGGAGGAAAGGCCCGGGGTTTCTGCATGGCGGATGGTGATGACAAAGTCGGGACCGGTGAAGATGTGCAGTTCGCCAAATTCCACGGTCTCAGTCTCATCGAGGTATCTGGCGGGCCGAAGCACCGTGAAGAGGACGTCGTCGTACCTCTCCATCTTGGGCCGCTGGTGGGCAACGATGGTGTCCTCTACGGCCAGCTCGTGCAGAGAAAATTCGGCGGCCAGCGACTTCATCTCCGCGGGTCCCGGGCGGAACATGCCAATCCAGGCCATGCCGCGGCTGGATGCCATCAGCTCATAGGTCTGCTCCAGGCTGGCCGGGTCGGCGAAGCGCCGCCCGTCCACGTACACGGCGTTGTCAATGATGGTCACCAGCCCATTATGGGCCGACAGAGGCGTCCGGGTGCCCGGCGGCCGCCACCGGCGTGGCGTCAGCCGTGGCTCATGCCCGCCAACAGCGGTTCCAGTCGGTACGGAATGTGCTCGTGGAGTGCAAGGGAAGTCTCCGTGCGGACCACCCCCTTGATCCGCAGCAACTGGCGCAGGGCACCCTGAAGGTGGTGGACGTCGCGGGCCGCCAGCCGGCACCAGATGTCGCCGCGGCCGGAGATTTCGTACACCTCCAGGACCTGAGGTACCGCCCGCATGGCCGCAATGACGCCGTCCAGGTCCCGGTGGGTGACCTCGATGGTGATGAAGGCAACCACGTCGTAGCCGACGGCCGCGAGATCCACCTCCCTGCCGCCCTGGCGCAGGGCGCCGCTGCGGGACAGGCGCCGCAGGCGGGACTGGACGGTGTTGCGGGCCACTCCCAG from Arthrobacter stackebrandtii encodes the following:
- a CDS encoding family 20 glycosylhydrolase, producing the protein MRSKWKSTLAMAVVAPAMLLSMAAPPALAAPGDPAPAANPATSNLALASAGATLTSSGDESPDQWGTELANDGDPTTRWSSNHADDAQLTVKLARPTTIEKVVIKWEAACAAKYKIQVSTDGITFVDATDVISRADCAPEVPDTQTLKPELAGNKYQYVRMQGVDRTPIGGAKWGISLFEMEVWGVPAALGKNVALASAGGTVSASGQEVAGQWGPATVIDGDADSSKPKAQQSRWSSNTADDANITIKLSAPTVIDHVAIVWETACAAKYKLQVSTDGVAFVDATDVIAPTCDTRDVQKLNAATAGNEYQYVRMQGIDRTPIGGIKYGMSMWEFEVWDGPEPVAPAPVAGVNLIPLPVNLETPDEAPFKLGAGSRIVANNADTKASANFLADIFRTSTGLELPVVDGTTGDADDIVLLQTPGEIPNLGVQMQSEAYTLSVDAVTGAKVTAPTSDGVFNGVQTLRQLFPAFIESKQQVIADWNATAVEISDAPRFDKRGMMLDVARDFKTVEEVKKFIDDLAAYKISTLHMHLADDQGWRIQITNDGKVAGDTIDYSQLTEISGKTAVTKNLSYQDELGHTGYYTQDEYKGIVAYAASRHVEIIPEIDVPGHTSAILHAIPEMNTARTKPQADETGVIPADGTGNVGQSTLDVKSPATWNFINHVFGQLADMTTSDYIHVGGDESHSTVHEDYIEFITKTVDIVHGLGKKPIGWNEAAIAGLTPGDGIQYWTGGTGETLNAIKNKGAKLMVSNGSTSYIDMKYNPKTPIGLTWAGMGDFSKYYNWDPAATVQDNGAKLPDSAILGVEAAQWAETIRGGKQGEFMTFPRVISFAEIGWTPQAQRNVADFRVRMASMGGRLLASGVNFYDGNEAKWRPSMAGLPIAVAPGKSLTLDVGQLAAPGTKASADGSTIAVDVVDDADGVSASSITGNLGVVVDWGDGSAATPATLVAKENRHSLAAGSLYQLQGTHSYAAAGTYTGTLTASNGTTATFTVNVAAGTPDPAKPAVWDSTQVAAISTSGETIKAGYRAETSLSGFEPGKYVVFTLDGKRVGSVLPDANGKLTFQLPVYPSNFSGTFELKAVQESSTGTRTATDSLKVSSTLVPLNNLIPQGGISIASVSSEELTGETAPNGPATALLDGKTDTFWHTQWSGSATPFPHSVVFDLGKSYDVTGFEYTQRQSNTNGKIKDYELYVSDSPTEFGTKVASGSFMDLTRAQVVAIEGGKVGRYVKLVGLSSIAGNAFGGGAEVNIGGTVPDTTEPTPTPTPTPTPEPTPTPTPTPTPTDEPTEPGNQCPGNSGNAGNNGNGNGQGNANGKNNSNNSNGKGNNGNGKPHPRAGC
- a CDS encoding malonic semialdehyde reductase; the encoded protein is MSIAIDTETTLHDELILDGDAADALFLEARTANSWSDEEVSEQALQAVYELTKMGPTAMNIQPLRITWVRSAEARERLVAHMNEGNKAKTLGAPMVAVLSYTNEWHQLLPTTAPHMAGTAPMFEANEETRNHMALTNAHLQAGYFIVAARAAGLAAGPMTGFDAAGLDAEFNAGTPNSSFLVVNLGKPNGVVDRERLHRLAFELATETL
- a CDS encoding ATP-binding protein, whose protein sequence is MTAWTIRDFHSQDVEGILALWQALRENGVEPVYDLAEVLASCEKDHAVVAVHGEQVVGAAVGRAAHDQGWIVFLATLPSFRGRGIGTLLLAAVENRMAAHGLNKLSALMPETETRVEAFTNRGFVVKKNLRYFERRIPVQRAELGALEELGGRVLPRDLWDKVAGMAAEKELLERRLVLPLAESELAEEFGVVPPRAVVLFGPPGTGKTTFAKAIASRLEWPFVEVFPSRLAGEPGGLAGALRQTFLDISELEHAVVFIDEVEEIASQRSGEPPSPMQGVTNELLKIIPAFRDQPGRLLVCATNFIRSLDSAFLRHGRFDYVIPIGLPDVQARTAMWERFIPAHLVDEVDVEQLVSASDGFSPADIEFAARSASQRALERAMFDGASPAGRRGPATAGYLETIADTKATVSQEVAADFLEDIAALART
- the corA gene encoding magnesium/cobalt transporter CorA — encoded protein: MTIIDNAVYVDGRRFADPASLEQTYELMASSRGMAWIGMFRPGPAEMKSLAAEFSLHELAVEDTIVAHQRPKMERYDDVLFTVLRPARYLDETETVEFGELHIFTGPDFVITIRHAETPGLSSTRTRLEADPELLALGPEAVLYAILDQVVDDYEPVVAGLENDIDEIEDQLFAGDPHVSRRIYQLSREVIQFQRAIHPLKDMLARLEAGFEKYRVNVELQRHLRDVEDHIELVTARADSFRQLLQNALTVDGTLTANRQNEASAAENEQMKKISSWAAILFAPSFVGSIYGMNFDIMPELHWAFGYPFALALMFSVGAAMYFVFKRKGWL
- a CDS encoding Lrp/AsnC family transcriptional regulator, translated to MSILDPLDVRLLLALIEDPRAQIGELADSLGVARNTVQSRLRRLSRSGALRQGGREVDLAAVGYDVVAFITIEVTHRDLDGVIAAMRAVPQVLEVYEISGRGDIWCRLAARDVHHLQGALRQLLRIKGVVRTETSLALHEHIPYRLEPLLAGMSHG